In a genomic window of Strix aluco isolate bStrAlu1 chromosome 3, bStrAlu1.hap1, whole genome shotgun sequence:
- the MRPS18A gene encoding large ribosomal subunit protein mL66: MAAPSLLRGGLRRLFTGFFGSGWASPPVRALREVVEVTEGNTTTIEGRIIEDAEAPTPPNPSGQCPICRWNLKHKYDYVDVLLLSQFIRSDGGMLPRRITGLCEEEHKKIAVCVQMAHRAGLLPNHRPPLPEGHIPKKPKLNRYLTRWSVRSAKPIWKRGPKWCRIPMPVGHPLLKDNVKYTHKPLYLNH, translated from the exons atggcggcgcccagCCTGCTGCGCGGGGGGTTGAGGCGGTTGTTCACCGGGTTCTTCGGAAGCGGTTGGGCCTCGCCGCCGGTCCGAGCCCTCCGGGAGG tcGTGGAGGTGACTGAAGGCAACACGACCACA ATTGAAGGGAGAATTATAGAGGATGCTGAAGCACCGACTCCTCCAAACCCCTCTGGCCAGTGTCCCATCTGTCGCTGGAACCTGAAGCATAAGTATGATTATGTG GATGTCTTGCTGCTGAGTCAGTTTATCCGTTCTGATGGAGGGATGCTGCCACGAAGGATCACAGGCCTCTGTGAGGAAGAGCACAAGAAGATTGCTGTCTGTGTGCAGATGGCTCACCGTGCAG gtttGTTGCCAAACCACAGGCCTCCACTGCCTGAAGGGCATATTCCCAAGAAACCCAAGCTCAACAG GTATCTGACCCGCTGGTCTGTCAGATCTGCAAAGCCCATCTGGAAGAGGGGCCCTAAGTGGTGCAGAATACCCATGCCGGTCGGACACCCTTTGCTGAAGGATAATGTCAAATATACCCACAAGCCTCTCTATTTAAACCACTAG